From one Lycium ferocissimum isolate CSIRO_LF1 chromosome 7, AGI_CSIRO_Lferr_CH_V1, whole genome shotgun sequence genomic stretch:
- the LOC132063383 gene encoding heavy metal-associated isoprenylated plant protein 33: MSKEEFLKIQTCVLKVNIHCDGCKHKVKKILQKIEGVYKTSIDSEQGKVTVSGNVDPATLIKKLAKSGKHAEVWGAAPKASNNNQQNQLNNQFKNMQLDNGGKGGNNKGQAQGQAQKGGNNNQPKGGGGGGPQMPNQQQLQQLKQIQDLKLPPQFKGLKLPPMGKDQNPKAVKFSMPEDDDLTDDEFDDDEFDDDDDEFDDDEFDDEMDDINKMKAIMGGNPGAQMKPPMMGGNPGAQMKPPMMGGNGGGQMKPMMGANGGVQMPNMMMNGQHPQLMKGGSGGNNGGNGGGNGKKGGGNGGGGNIPVQVNMGGNNGGKKGGGNGGNQNQGGGSAQKGGKNGPGQPNGGGGGGGAGNPNMNGNVAKNGGGGNNGMQGMPNRMMAMSAPGGNMGQLGNMPNPMGQMGQMGGLPMSQMGNPMGQMSNHVPAVQGLPAGAAMGGGGGNGGGYFQGAAGSEVMAGNPYMMQQQQQQQQQQQQQQQMAAMMMQQQRANGNERFQPMMYARPPPAVNFMPPPFNPYYYGPPPPPSDNYSTFFSDENTNSCTVM, encoded by the exons ATGAGTAAAGAAGAGTTCTTGAAGATCCAG ACTTGTGTCCTTAAAGTCAATATACACTGTGATGGGTGTAAGCATAAAGTAAAGAAAATCTTGCAAAAGATTGAAG gggTTTATAAGACGAGCATAGATTCAGAACAAGGAAAAGTGACTGTTTCTGGAAATGTAGACCCTGCTACACTGATCAAGAAATTAGCCAAGAGTGGGAAACATGCAGAGGTTTGGGGTGCCGCCCCCAAGGCcagtaacaacaaccaacaaaatCAGCTTAATAATCAGTTCAAGAACATGCAACTTGACAATGGTGGTAAAGGTGGCAATAACAAGGGCCAAGCACAAGGCCAAGCTCAGAAAGGTGGGAATAACAATCAGCCAAAAGGTGGTGGTGGAGGGGGGCCTCAAATGCCAAATCAGCAACAACTTCAACAGTTGAAGCAAATCCAAGATCTGAAACTGCCCCCACAATTCAAGGGCCTCAAACTTCCCCCCATGGGCAAAGACCAGAACCCGAAAGCTGTCAAGTTTAGTATGCCTGAGGATGATGATTTGACTGACGATGAGTTTGATGACGATGAgtttgatgatgatgacgatgaatTTGATGACGATGAGTTTGATGATGAAATGGATGATATCAATAAGATGAAGGCGATAATGGGCGGTAATCCTGGTGCTCAGATGAAGCCACCGATGATGGGTGGTAATCCTGGTGCTCAGATGAAGCCACCGATGATGGGTGGTAATGGTGGCGGTCAGATGAAGCCGATGATGGGTGCTAATGGTGGTGTTCAGATGCCTAATATGATGATGAATGGACAGCACCCTCAGCTTATGAAGGGTGGAAGTGGCGGGAACAATGGTGGCAATGGCGGTGGAAATGGGAAAAAAGGCGGTGGTAATGGTGGTGGTGGAAACATTCCTGTTCAGGTTAACATGGGCGGAAATAATGGTGGTAAGAAAGGTGGTGGTAATGGAGGAAATCAAAATCAAGGTGGAGGATCCGCTCAAAAGGGTGGCAAGAATGGTCCGGGGCAGCCGAATGGTGGTGGCGGCGGTGGTGGTGCAGGAAATCCTAACATGAATGGCAATGTGGCTAAAAATGGTGGTGGAGGAAATAATGGGATGCAAGGCATGCCAAACAGGATGATGGCTATGAGTGCGCCAGGTGGAAATATGGGCCAGTTGGGTAACATGCCTAATCCAATGGGCCAGATGGGCCAAATGGGTGGTCTCCCAATGAGTCAAATGGGTAATCCAATGGGCCAGATGAGTAATCATGTTCCGGCAGTCCAAGGCTTACCGGCAGGGGCGGCAATGGGTGGCGGTGGTGGTAATGGTGGTGGCTACTTCCAAGGTGCTGCTGGTTCTGAGGTTATGGCTGGCAATCCTTACATGATGCAGCAAcaacagcagcaacaacaacaacagcaacagcAACAGCAAATGGCAGCTATGATGATGCAGCAACAACGTGCCAATGGGAATGAAAGGTTTCAACCAATGATGTATGCTCGGCCACCACCAGCAGTGAATTTCATGCCACCGCCGTTCAACCCGTATTACTACGGCCCTCCACCACCTCCAAGTGATAACTACAGCACCTTCTTCAGTGATGAAAACACCAACAGTTGCACTGTGATGTGA